In the Populus nigra chromosome 2, ddPopNigr1.1, whole genome shotgun sequence genome, ACAAATATCCCCATCATCAATCTTCTCTGGGAACTCGGGAAATATCAGAGGCTCTCCTAAAGTTGTCTTAGGTGAATCCGTCAATATGTCTTCTGCCAAAGCAGAATATGCAAaggacataacaagcccttcTTGTGCTGAAATTCCTCGAAAAGGAATTGAATTACTTTATGAAGAAGCACCAGGAAGTAAGAAGCAAAAGACAGATGTTTCGTGTTCTAGCTCTAAATCACAGAAGATGAATCATGATGCACAGGCATATGTCACAGTGAGTCCATCAGCTACTTACACAAGTCAAGGTTTAGAACCAACACCTTTGGTGGATGGTCCGTCTAGGATTAATAACCGCTCTCCCCTCAGCAATGATGGCCACTCTGTGCATGATATGATTGGTATGAATGCTCAGCAGAACCCACATACCAATTTTTCAACAGCCAAGTCATCAAAATTTAGAAGGAACCCGTTCACAGAAGATGATGCTTTCCTTGAAAATATGATCTTGAAAACTGGAGAAAATGAGAACACAAATAAGAATACACCACAACCATCCTTCAGGGACTTGACAAAGGACATCTTGGTCAGCGGGCATGATAGTGGAGGTTTAGTTGTCGAAAGATCTGAACAGGTGATTGCAGAAGCAGGGGAGCCACAAAATTGGCAACAGGATGGAGGGGGTCCGTTTACACATAATAAGGGATTAGAGACAGATAAATCTGACATGCTTTCTAATTTGAACGTGCCTCAGGCAGGAAATGATAACTCCATTACCAAGCCAGCTAGGAAGAAGATGATTGCCAAGAAGACTTTGGGTTCTAGACCAAAACTGACGAGTAATGTGAGCCAGAAAGGTTCCATATACTTAAATGTAACTGATGCTCAAAATGATCGTACAGTTGGTATGGCTAAGGGAAAAGGGAGAGTGGAGAATAGGAGTTCCACTGATGCCACTGAGCTAGAGATATCCCCTGCAACTGTCAATGCTGCAGAAGCACAAGTGATGGAGACAGAACGTGCCACAAAATTGGGGGATAAGTTGGGAGGTAACGCTGTGGATAAGATTGGCTTTGCGGATGATGAAACTGAGGCTCCAGAGGAGGAAGATGAATGTGAAATTTTGCACAATGACGAGCAGATTGATGTGATTGATTTGTCAAATAAAGCAGATAATAAGACAGGAATGAAATTGGAAGCAGATAATTCTGCAGCTAACATGTGTGATGGTCCAGCAGAAGGAAATAATGCAATTGAAATACAAAAGAGAGACGGATCAACCTTGAAAGAAGGTTTtgtaaaaggaaaaggaagcaGAGGCAAGAAACAGCCTTCTGGTAAGACGAAGACCAAGACTGTTACTTCGGTTGTTAAAAAAGCTGAGTCTAAGAAAGTTCTGGACGAGGAAGAGAATCTTAATGGAAAGAACATTGAGGAGAATGCTGCAGAAAAGGAAAGCACTGAGCCATGTCCTGCAGGTCAAGCTAAAAGTAAAACTGTATCTAGGAAAAAGTCCAAGAACCCCGTGGAAGCTGAAAAGGAGAATAAGCCTGCTGTTGATGGAGATAAATATGCAAGTCTAGATGATAAGCATGTTGGGGAAACAGCTGCTAATGCAAGTAAAACACCAACGAAGTTTAATCAAAAGGTTAGTAAAAGTAATCCTGGTTCTACACCAGGAAGAGAAGTTACAAAGCAACTGAAAACTGAACCGCTATGGTTTATATTGAGTGGGAATAGGATGCAAAGAAAGGAGCATCAGCAAGTTATTAGGCGTTTGAAAGGAAAATTCTGCAGAGATTCTCATCAATGGTCATATCAGGCAACACACTTCATAGCTCCAGACCCAATTCGCAGGACAGAGAAGTTTTTTGCTGCTGCAGCATCTGGAAGGTGCAGTTCATTGTGCTTAATGTCTgaagtttgagttttgaaaCTAATATTTAAGAAAACCTCTATCAAGATTCTTATCTCTGACATCGCGATGCGATCCATTTTTCATTTTGCTGGTGCTAAACTATGTAATTCCTCTTTTTTCTcctgagaaatttttttatatatgcgtGTTTGTTTTTTCCTGTTAAGATGAAAAGTCGCTGAATGAGTTTTGTTATGGACTATCTATAATTCTATGAGCCATCTGTCCAAACTGATAGATATCCATTTAATGCAGGTGGATTCTTAGGTCGGATTATCTAACTGCTTGTGGTCAGGCAGGGAGGTTCTTGGCAGAGGAATCTTATGAATGGCACAAGAATAGCCTTAGTGAAGATGGAACAATTAATTTAGAAGCTCCAAGGAAGTGGCGGCTGTTAAGGGAGAGAACAGGTCACGGAGCCTTCTATGGAATGCATATTATCATTTATGGAGAATGCATTACACCACCTTTGGTATGTTTTCTTAACTGCTCTTTTTCCAACACATGCTGCATAAGCTTTCTTTCTTAGGGTCTTGGATTTCCCTGAACGATACTTATCGgctgtttattatttttaattgatcaatTATCTAATATCCATGATTTGACACGGTTTGCATCTTCCTGCTCAACAAACAGGATACTCTGAAACGAGTAGTGAAGGCGGGGGATGGTACCATCTTAGCAACCTCTCCTCCTTACACCCGCTTTCTTACATCTGGAGTTGACTATGCTATTGTCAGCCCTGGCATAACACGTGTAGATATGTGGGTTCAAGAGTTCTTAAGACATAAGATACCCTGCATTGTTGCTGATTACTTGGTGGAGTATGTCTGCAAGCCTGGGTACTCTCTTGAGAGACATGTACTGTACAATACCAATGACTGGGCAGAGAAGTCATTTTCCAACCTTTTGAGCAAGGCGGAAGAGATTGTTGAGGATTGTGATAGTGGTGATGATATAGCCTGTGAAGTTTGTGGTTCTCGAGATAGAGGGGAAGTGATGCTGATATGCAGCGATGAAAGTGGTTCTGTTGGATGTGGGGTTGGGATGCATATAGACTGCTGCGATCCTCCACTTGAAAGTATACCAGAGGAGGATTGGTTTTGTCCGAAGTGTAGCGGAAGCAGTAAGAGAACCAGCCCCaggaagaaaaggataaaaaagacaCTTCACTAAAGGCCAATTGTTTCTTAACATAGAAGATGTCTGCATTTAACATAGTTTGCTGCGACCAAACGTGTAGAATTTACTATATTATTCTCATGTCTATGTAGTAGATTTGTATAACAACCTTGTTAGAATGGCAAGGTGATTATAGGACATATCGAACTTCTGTTCAAGACCTGATGTATTTATTCAGAAATTGATTCTTTGTAGGTCGCAagacatgttttattttatattcgtTTAGATATTATTCTTGATGCAAGCAAATTTCATGAGTAATCCTGTTGGTGATCGGGATATCTTCTACAAGATTGATCCTGTAATTGTTATAGGAGTGGGGCAGGGCATTGCAAACTGCGCGGAGATACGCATCATTCGCTATTGATGGACGCATCACCATGATCCTGTATCTTCTCTTTCAATTGATATGCATTTTGATTTCTGAGTTTTTCTCATCTTGTTGAACTGCCAAATGACAGTCTTCGTACATGAACTTGAGGGTTGCACGTTCTTCTTTCTCGATTTCACCATGACAGGAGGCCTGTTTCAAGCTCTGCCCCTTTTTTTGTTCAAGTTCTTTTCCATGTCAATCTTTGAACTCCACGAATCAACTCTCAAGCATTATTTTGATGGGCTTGGGTCTTACTGTAATCTAAATTTAGCCACATATCTGGCCCATCTAGGGAAGTTTGCCGGTAATGCTTGGAGAGTTAAATCCCTTGCAAAATTCTTCTTAAAAAAGTGGGAAAAGGGAAAACTGAGAATTAGAAGACACTGCACCTTGACAGGGGGGGGATTGGGATTTGGGCCTTCAAGCAGTCATCGTCTGCGCATAATTGGGGACATGTCATTTGAAAAGCAGAGTAATATTTAGCCATAAACCTTTGCTGTGACTTCAAGCTTTGCTAATTTTTGGAACCCCACGCTACGAAGAGAaaaatagtattaaaaaaaataaaatcaaacaaaagttTTATACTTGGCTTAAAACACACTCTATCGTAAAGGCGTTTTTGTAGTGTAGGTCAAACGCTAGTTTCTTTACACAATGTGTTGTATGGAAGTTGATTGATTCTATAACCTGAAATCATGATTAGAATAGAATTTGTTGCAGATGATCAGACATTTAATACCAcgctaaaaataataatggaaagaaaagaaaaattaaaaagagttttttttaaaaataattttttatgttttaaattaatttgtttaatgtttttatattattttgatgtagtaatataaaaaataaatttaaaaaaaataaaaaacatattatttttacttgtaaaaattattttaaaaaataattattatcaaaattcTAAACAACACTTTTGAGTAAAACAAACTCTTATTTCAGGCCTCGTGCCATGGTCCTATGCATTGAAAAAGTTGCTACATGAACGCATATTCATAAAACGTGGCTACTTTGCTTGTTTCATGAAGCCCATATCATGACTATCACTAGTTAGTGCTCCTTTAGATAacttctttcaaaaaataaaaagatttgtggactattttctttaaatccaaagaaaataagattattataaaaaaaaacaaaagactaaatttataaaataaaattcttgagaatttaagatttatttaatataataaaatgtatTACCAAATAtctcaatcaaacaaaaaaat is a window encoding:
- the LOC133682134 gene encoding BRCT domain-containing protein At4g02110-like, whose protein sequence is MLETDSPSKTFLGVRFVLVGFDPVNKSKVKSKLVGGGGIDAVQYSENCTHVIVDKIVYDDPVCVGARNDGKTVVTGLWVDHSFDIGMPVDATSIMYRPLRDLNGIPGAKNLIMCLTGYQRQDRDDIMTMVGLMGAQFSKPLVANKVTHLICYKFEGEKYLLANKMKKIKLVNHRWLEESLRNWELLPEDNYSKSGYELEMLEVEAKDSEDEAEGTSVKQPSYENADKSPQNLKAGTFKACEMPKTGEVQKISHNLSEPEGLSSVVNAKDILVTPGKRSRNDHASGFDNICVSEVPGHLDVGGFKGATSNDLPGTQGRTPISTRTSKDLEFISISVERPSHSDAKYSTTSYTRRTPQISPSSIFSGNSGNIRGSPKVVLGESVNMSSAKAEYAKDITSPSCAEIPRKGIELLYEEAPGSKKQKTDVSCSSSKSQKMNHDAQAYVTVSPSATYTSQGLEPTPLVDGPSRINNRSPLSNDGHSVHDMIGMNAQQNPHTNFSTAKSSKFRRNPFTEDDAFLENMILKTGENENTNKNTPQPSFRDLTKDILVSGHDSGGLVVERSEQVIAEAGEPQNWQQDGGGPFTHNKGLETDKSDMLSNLNVPQAGNDNSITKPARKKMIAKKTLGSRPKLTSNVSQKGSIYLNVTDAQNDRTVGMAKGKGRVENRSSTDATELEISPATVNAAEAQVMETERATKLGDKLGGNAVDKIGFADDETEAPEEEDECEILHNDEQIDVIDLSNKADNKTGMKLEADNSAANMCDGPAEGNNAIEIQKRDGSTLKEGFVKGKGSRGKKQPSGKTKTKTVTSVVKKAESKKVLDEEENLNGKNIEENAAEKESTEPCPAGQAKSKTVSRKKSKNPVEAEKENKPAVDGDKYASLDDKHVGETAANASKTPTKFNQKVSKSNPGSTPGREVTKQLKTEPLWFILSGNRMQRKEHQQVIRRLKGKFCRDSHQWSYQATHFIAPDPIRRTEKFFAAAASGRWILRSDYLTACGQAGRFLAEESYEWHKNSLSEDGTINLEAPRKWRLLRERTGHGAFYGMHIIIYGECITPPLDTLKRVVKAGDGTILATSPPYTRFLTSGVDYAIVSPGITRVDMWVQEFLRHKIPCIVADYLVEYVCKPGYSLERHVLYNTNDWAEKSFSNLLSKAEEIVEDCDSGDDIACEVCGSRDRGEVMLICSDESGSVGCGVGMHIDCCDPPLESIPEEDWFCPKCSGSSKRTSPRKKRIKKTLH